The Thermomicrobiales bacterium region CCAAACCCTTCGGCCTTCAGCGCATCCGTAACGGCCTGGCGCGCGTCCGCAATCGTCATCTTCAATTCCGCACGCGGCTCGAGACCGATACGTGCATTGGTCGAAATCGTCATCAGTGTCTCCTTACTGCCCAGTGGCCACCAGGGGATGACCCTGCTCGGCCCAGGCAATCAATCCGCCATTCATGCTCTTGACATCGCTGAAGCCAATGGCTGCGAGTTGTTGCGCGGCAAGCAAACTCCTGCGTCCTGACCGGCAAACGATGATGAGCGGTCTCGCCGGATCGAGCTCGCCAAGGCGCTGGCCGATCGAATCGAGCGGCATCAGCGTCATGTTCTCCACATGCGCCGCGTCCCATTCGTTTTGTTCGCGGCAGTCGATGACTTGCACGTTGGGATCGTTCATCGCTGCAACTGTGGTGGCGACATCGACCTCGAGTGGACCGAGCATCGAACCGGGAAGACTCATGGGCAAATCCTTTCTCGCATGAAAATCGATGATGGATGATAGTCGGCGACGGTCGTCCTACGAAATCAATCGATTGCCCGCCCGGCTCCAGGCGTTGATGCCGCCTTTCATGCTCTTGACATCAGAGAAGCCAGCACTGGAAAGCGTACGCGCCGCCAGTGAGCTGCGATGTCCCGACCGGCAAACGACGATGACGGGACGCTCCGGATCGAGCTCAGTCAGTCGGTCCCCAATCGAGCCGAGCGGCATGAGACGCGAACCCTTGATATGTCCGGATTTCCATTCCCGCTCGGACCGGCAATCGACGATCTGAGCGCCGCCATTTGCCTGGGCCTCGACGGTACCGGCAACGTCGATCTCGGCAACCGGGGCGCTCCCGCCCCCGAATAATCGGCTCAACAGACTCACGCGCCAACTCCCACTGCATTCGCTACGGGAAGTCCCGCGCCATCCCAGGCATCCATGCCACCATCGAGTTGCACGATGCGCGAGATGCCCTTCGATTGCAACATGCTCGCCGCCACGCGCGACCGATATCCCGAAGCGCACGTCAGCATCACCAGCGATTCGCTATCGATATCGACCGGCGCTCCCGCGGAGATGTCACCGGCGAACGCGTTGCGCGCGTTCTCGATGTGCCCCGTTTTCCACTCGTCGCGGCTCCGAACATCGAGCACCGTGGCGTCTTCGGCCGACTGCATCAGCGACTGGAACTCTGCCGGGGTCAGCACTTCGAGGCGATCGACGCTTCCGCCGCTGGCGATCCAGGAATCGATACCACCCGCCAGGAAGTCCACCCGCGCGTCGATACCAATGCGGCGCAGCTCCGTGACGAATGCCGAGACGTCCGCATCGTCATCGAGCACCAGGACGATCGGCCGATCGTAGGGCGCTCTCCAACCGACCCACGCGATGAAGTCGGAGCCGGAACCGGCATAGAACGAGCCGCGAATGTGAGCCCGGTCGAAACTCTGCTCCTGGCGAGCGTCGATGACCACCGCTCCATCGGCAATTGCGGACGAGACTCGATCGGCCGAAAGCGCGGTCCCTTCCGGAAGATCGGCAAGCAGCGCCGGGCCAACGCGATTGACGACTTTCATGCGCGGATAGTAGGGAGGCGGAGCCGGCATCTCGTCCATGATGCCCTCGACGAAGGCCTTGGCGTCCGTGAACTGCCATGCATATGTTCCCGCCCGCTCTTCGCCGAGTGTGGTCGTGGCAGCGTCACCGATCTTGCGCCCGCAGGCGGAACCGGCCGTGTGCCCGGGGTAGACCAGCAACTCATCCGGCAAGTCGGCGATTCGCTGCGTCAACGTCTCGAAGAGCTGGAGCGCCAGTTGCCCGGTGTGCGCCTCGCCCAGCAGGTCAGGCCGGCCGACCTCTCCGGCGAAGATCAGATCCCCGCTGAACATTGCCTGGGGCGCATCGCTCGAATCGGGATCGAACAGAAGAAACGCGACATGCTCCGGAGTATGCCCCGGGGTCCAGCGCGCTTCGAGAACGAGGCGGCCCACCGGCACGCGAGACCCGTCGCGCAGCGGTTCGTAGTCAAACTCCTGATTTCCGAGCGCGCTGGCAAAGATCGGCGCCCCCGTCACCCGGTGCAGTTCGACCGCGCCGGAAACGAAGTCGGCATGCACATGCGTCTCGAGAATCGCGCTGATCCTGAAGTTCCGCTCGGCGGCCCAATCGAGATAGACCTGCACGTCACGCCGTGGATCGATGACGGCCACATCGCCGGTCGATTCGTCAGCGATCAGATAGGCAACCTGCGCCAGGCCGGGGGTAAATACACGATCGACAATCATCTTGCTCACTCCCTCTAGCTGCGCACCAGGGCGCGCACTGCCTGCTGAATCTCCTTTTCCGGAGAGCCGAACTCTTCCGGATGCCGCGTGCAGCGCAACAGGTACGCCTCCAGCAGCTCCCCGTTCAGACTGTTCACCGCCGCGCGGATCGATGCGAGTTGGGTCAGGATGTCGCCGCAATCGCGCCCATCGTCGACCATCTTCTGCACGCCCCGCGCCTGGCCCTCGATTCGCTTGAGCCGCTGCACGATATCGTCGCGCTCCGCGGCGGATAGATTGGAAATGCTTGCCATGCGTTCAGTCCCTTTTCGGCTCGCTGGCGCCCACGCCGGGCAATCGAAC contains the following coding sequences:
- a CDS encoding rhodanese-like domain-containing protein produces the protein MSLPGSMLGPLEVDVATTVAAMNDPNVQVIDCREQNEWDAAHVENMTLMPLDSIGQRLGELDPARPLIIVCRSGRRSLLAAQQLAAIGFSDVKSMNGGLIAWAEQGHPLVATGQ
- a CDS encoding rhodanese-like domain-containing protein, coding for MSLLSRLFGGGSAPVAEIDVAGTVEAQANGGAQIVDCRSEREWKSGHIKGSRLMPLGSIGDRLTELDPERPVIVVCRSGHRSSLAARTLSSAGFSDVKSMKGGINAWSRAGNRLIS
- a CDS encoding rhodanese-like domain-containing protein → MIVDRVFTPGLAQVAYLIADESTGDVAVIDPRRDVQVYLDWAAERNFRISAILETHVHADFVSGAVELHRVTGAPIFASALGNQEFDYEPLRDGSRVPVGRLVLEARWTPGHTPEHVAFLLFDPDSSDAPQAMFSGDLIFAGEVGRPDLLGEAHTGQLALQLFETLTQRIADLPDELLVYPGHTAGSACGRKIGDAATTTLGEERAGTYAWQFTDAKAFVEGIMDEMPAPPPYYPRMKVVNRVGPALLADLPEGTALSADRVSSAIADGAVVIDARQEQSFDRAHIRGSFYAGSGSDFIAWVGWRAPYDRPIVLVLDDDADVSAFVTELRRIGIDARVDFLAGGIDSWIASGGSVDRLEVLTPAEFQSLMQSAEDATVLDVRSRDEWKTGHIENARNAFAGDISAGAPVDIDSESLVMLTCASGYRSRVAASMLQSKGISRIVQLDGGMDAWDGAGLPVANAVGVGA
- a CDS encoding metal-sensitive transcriptional regulator translates to MASISNLSAAERDDIVQRLKRIEGQARGVQKMVDDGRDCGDILTQLASIRAAVNSLNGELLEAYLLRCTRHPEEFGSPEKEIQQAVRALVRS